The following DNA comes from Streptomyces globosus.
TTCCCGGCTGGAGCCGGGGCCACGTGCTGGCCCACCTCGCCCGCAACGCCGACGCCCTCGTCAACGTCCTCGCCGGCCGCCCCATGTACGAGAGCGCCGAGGCCCGCGACGCGGACATCGCCGCCGGCTCCGGCCGCACCCTGGACGAGCAGCTCGCCGACCTGCGCGGCAGCCACGCCGCCTTCCTCGCCGAGACCGCCGCCGACCAGGACTGGTCCCGTACGGTCGAGCTGCGGGGCGGCGTCACCGACCTCGCCTCGAACGTGCCGTTCCGCCGCCTCGTCGAGGTCGAGCTGCACCACGTCGACCTGAACGTGGGCTACGGGCTGGAGGACCTCCCCGCCGACTTCACCGCCCGCGAGATCGACTTCCTCGCCGACCGCTGGAGCGGCCGCCCCGAGGTACCGCCCACGGCCCTGGCCTCCGACGACGGGCGCACCTGGCGGACCGGCTCCGCGGGCGACCCCGCCGTCACCGTCTCCGGCCCGGCCGCGGCCCTCCTGGCCTGGCTCGCCGGCCGCGGCGACAAGGGCGCCTCCCTCACCGTGTCCGGAGGGGCCCTCCCGGCCCTCCCCCCGCTCTAGGATCGGAACCATGACG
Coding sequences within:
- a CDS encoding maleylpyruvate isomerase family mycothiol-dependent enzyme → MTDHVHDLHSVREATDRLLTAVAKLDNAALAGESHLPGWSRGHVLAHLARNADALVNVLAGRPMYESAEARDADIAAGSGRTLDEQLADLRGSHAAFLAETAADQDWSRTVELRGGVTDLASNVPFRRLVEVELHHVDLNVGYGLEDLPADFTAREIDFLADRWSGRPEVPPTALASDDGRTWRTGSAGDPAVTVSGPAAALLAWLAGRGDKGASLTVSGGALPALPPL